CTCATCTAAGCTTGTCTCTGGATGATAGAAGCTAACCACGACATCAGCCCATTGCCGTTGGGGTCGGATAAACTCTTCAGAGTCTGGCTCTCTTTTTTCGAGTTCAGCCATTACCTGGTCTTCTGTGTAGCCGCGTTTGAGCGTGTCTCGCTTCACCTTCCACTTTGCTCGCAGGGACTCTGGCGGCGCTAGATAAACTTTGACATCGTAGCAATCACGCGCTTCCCGAGTTGAGTAGCCCAGCAGCCCTTCTACTACGACATAGCGGCTCGGTTTGATGTAGACAGGAGCTTCGAAGGTGCCTGTTTTGTGGCTATAGATCGGCTTCAGGATCGGTTGGCCTGAGCGCAGTAGAGCGAGGTGCTGCTGCATGATGTCGAGATGGTTGCAGTCAGGATGCAGTGCAGTGATGCCCATCTCAGCTCGCTGGCGGCGATCGTAACGGTGGTAGTCATCGGTACAAATGACCGTGACATCCTCTGGGCCTAGAACTTGAGCAATTCCTTTGGTCAAGGTGGTTTTTCCGGCGGCACTATCTCCCACAATGCCAAGGATGATCGGACGTTCTGACATGGTTCCTCCCAGATAAGAGCCGCCTGTGCAGTTGCTTGAAATTGGTCTCATTGTAGGCAGGAATACTGAGGGAAGCAATGATACGCGATGCAAACACAGTTCGAAGATTTAGCTACGAAACTTTCGGTGCCAAACTTTTGAGCTGAGTGGTTCAGTACCGTACTGTCGGAAGAGGCGAGTTTCTTTCAGCCGATAGAGACTAGAAGAGATGAAAGTTTGACACTTTAAGAACAAGACTTCAGTAACTTCTTTAAAGCGGTTGGTAAAAACTTATGTTTGGGGCGAATCAAATCAAGACGGCATCTCTTTTGGGTTTGCTGAGTGGGCTGATTGTTTTAGGTGCTTATTATCTAGTGGGTAATGAGCAAGGGCTGTTTTTAGGGTTGGGGATTGCTGCCTTTACCAGTTTTAGCTCTTGGTATTACTCAGATAAGGCCGCCTTGGCTGCGTACCAAGCACAGCCCTTAGCCCGTGAGGAAGCTCCAGAACTTTATGACATGGTGGCTTCGTTGAGCGATCGCGCTGAAATTCCGATGCCAAAGTTATTCCTAGTGCCGACCGAATCACCCAATGCGTTTGCTACAGGTCGTGACCCAGAACACTCGGCGATCGCGGTGACTCAAGGCATTGTTAACTTACTCTCTCGCGAAGAACTCGAAGGGGTGATTGCCCACGAGCTGACCCATGTGCGTAACCGCGACACGCTGACTCAAGCGGTAGCAGGGACTTTGGCGGGAGCAATCACTTTTCTGGGTCGCATCCTCACCTTTGGTGCTTTGTATGGCCCTGTGACTCGTGACACTCGCCGGGGTGGCAACCCGTTTGCCATCTTGTTCTTAATTATTTTGGCTCCTTTGGCCGCAGGTCTGATTCAGTTCGCCATTTCTCGAACCAGAGAATTTGCCGCTGACCAAGGCTCGGCTGAAATCACTGGCAACCCTGCTGCGTTAGCCAGCGCCTTACAGAAGTTGGAAGAGATGGGTCTTCGCATTCCTATGAATGGCAATCCTGCCCTGTCTCCCTTGCTGATCATCAATCCACTTTCAGCCCAAGGGTTACAGTCTCTTTTCCGCACTCACCCGCCTACCGAGGAGCGAATCAAGCGCTTGCTAGAACTAGCCCAACAAAAGCAAGCCTCAACTCCAGCCTTGGTTTAGCCGTCTGCGCAGGCGCTGGATATTAAATTCTGCGAACCCTACAAGCAAACTCACAAAGTCAACAAAAAACCACCGTCTTTAAGCGAGCGGTGGTTTTTTGTTGGTCTTTTGCACTTTCAAACTCACCTAAGTGGCTAATCTACCTTTAGATAGATAACCACCTGACGGCTGCAAAGATAAATTTTTTGTTAAATCTAGAGAGAGACAATTAGAAAAGTGCTTTCTAATTTTTAACTAGAGCGATCGCGTCCCTAAACCACCTAAAGGATTTAAGGCAGTGATTGTGAGGAGTCGCTAGGATTAACCTCCGGGGGAAAGACAAACAGCTCTTTGCCCGCGAGCAAAGCTCTACGGTGTAGTGCGATCGCCTCTGCCAAACGACAAAACATAATTGGAATCCATCTGCCACTGTAAAAGTAGACAACGACTTCATTGGTTGTGTACTCTGCCAACGGGAGCGGACTTCGCCAAGGCGAAATCACCCTAACATCACCTCCAAAGCAATCATGCTTAGATCTTGAACTGAAGAAATAATTTTTGTCGCCTGCCGTAAGGATTAAGTTTTAAGCTCCTAGAATAAATGGATAGCGATCGCTGCCTCAGAGTTGATGGTTCTAGCAGGATTGAGCAGCCATGACACAGACAGCGATTTGGGACATTGTGGTGGTGGGTAGCGCCAACAGTGACTACTTGATTCGCGGCCCCAAACTGCCACAACCCGGAGAAACGATTCAAGGAGAAACATTTCTAGCCGCACCTGGCGGAAAAGGCGCTAACCAAGCGGTTGCCGTGGCTCGTTTAGGTGCTCGTGTTGCCTTTGTCGCTCGCATTGGTCAAGATGAGCGAGGCCAAACCTTAATGGCAAATCTGCAAGCCCAAGGAGTTGATACTCGTTATTTAATTCAAGATCCGCAGGCTCCGACGGGAGTCGCCCTGATTATGGTAGGGCAAGGTGGTGAAAAGCAGATTTTGACTGCTCCAGGCGCGAACCATCAGTTAGCTATGGCAGATATTGAGGCCACCCAAGCCGCGATCGCCTCGACGAAGGTGGTTTTGGCCCAACTGGAATCGCCTTTAGCCGTGGTGCAGGCAGCATTTCGGCTGGCTCGTGAGGCAGGGGCGCGGACAGTCCTCGATCCTGCTCCAGCGGTGCCTCTACCGGATGAACTTCTGCAACTGATTGATCTAATTCGCCCCAATTCCTCAGAAGCGGAAGTTATTACTGGCACTAAGGTCACCGATCCAGATTCTGCCCGACAGGCGGCTGCGATCCTACTTCAGCGAGGCGTAGGAGCAGTGGCAGTGCAAGCGGGGAATGCAGGCAATTTGTTGATTTGGCCAGAGGGAGAATGCTGGTTGCCCAAAGTGCCCGTGCAGAGTATTGACGCCACAGGAGCAGGAGATGCTTTTGCAGCGGCGATCGCGGTGGCCCTAGCCGAAAATCAGCCTTGGTCAGAGGCAGGACGGTTTGCTAATGCCGCAGCGGCGATCGCTACTACAGGTTTTGGGGCGCAAACAGCTTTGCCAACTAGGGCAGCAATCATGAATTTACTAGCAACGAACTCAGCCTAATCTCCTTCTGAGGATAGGTGAGCCGAAACGAGAACCCCGACAAATTTGTAGACGTATAGTGCCTACTCCTGCCCAAGCTAGGAGTCACTTTAGCGTAGGGGCATGGCTTGGAGTGAGACCGACCGCAAACCACTTCTCAAAGAACTGATTCTAGAAGAACTAATGAGTAAGCTACTTGGACACACGGAATGGGTGATCGCTGAGGGTTACATTCCAGCCTATGGCACCGGGCCTGAACCTCAATTTACTAGCCATGAAACTGCTTGCATCCTCAACACCACCGACCAAGATGCCCATGTCGAAGTCATGATCTATTTCAGCGATCGCGAACCTGTAGGGCCTTACCGGGTGACAGTTCCTGCTCGACGCACCCATCATATGCGCTTTAACGACCTCACCGATCCCGCTCCGATTCCTCTAGATACGGATTACGCCAGCGTGTTTGAGTCTGATGTGCCGATTGTGGTGCAGCATACGCGGCTAGACTCCCGGCAAGCTGAGAACGCCCTCATGAGTACAGTCGCCTATGCCAGTAGTCGCTAAGCCATTCTTTTCTCGCCTGAGGTGTTTTAACCCCGTTTGGTTACTGGGCGGGGCGATCGCGTTGAGCCTAATGGGTTGCGAATCGCTCACTCAGGTTTTTCCTGACCTGCCAGTACCCTCTGGTTTTCCAATCCAGTTGCCCGATCCCTCCTCTGTTTCTCCATCTGCGGCTCCATCTGCGGCTCCATCTGCGGCGATCGCGGATATGGAAGCAACAGTGCAACAGCGCATCAACGAGATTCGGCAGGAGCAAGGATTAAGACCCCTCCAACCCAATGACCGTTTGGCTCAGGTAGCTCGCGATTACAGTCGCCTCATGGCCGAGAAAAACTTTTTCAGCCACACCGGACCCGACGGTCGTAATGTAGGTCAACGGGTGCAAGCAGCAGGCATTGTGTATTGGATTGTGGGTGAAAACCTATTCAAAAGCGTCAATATTCCCGATCCTGGCCCGATTGCGATCAAAGGTTGGATGGAAAGCCCAGGTCATCGAGAAAACATCCTCAACGCCAGATATAGCGAGACAGGCGTAGGAGTTTGGCGGCAGGGCGACAGCTACTACTTCACCCAACTGTTTTTGCGATCGCCCAGTCTACCGGCATTATTTGAATAAAGCCTGTCTTAAAAACTCACCGTTTCACCAATGGTTTAGCTGTGGGTTTAGCTGTAAGTCAGCTGCTCTTCCTCAGCAATGGTGAGTTCTTTAGGCTGGCACCATTTGACCTGAACGGTAATGCCTTTGCTGCCTTCCTTTTCTAAATCTTCCACGTAGCCCGATTCGGAGCGTCTGGCTTCTTCCGCATTGGCGAAAGGCCCAAAGTAATAAGTACATTTGGGTTGAGCCGTAATCACCTCTACCCACCAGGCAAAGTCTTTTTGATTTTGAGTTGGTTTGCGGCTAACAAACAGGAAGAGCACCAAGGCAAGAATGAGGAAAACTAAGAATCCAAACATAGTGTTGAATAGCTCAATAAAAACTTTTTAACAATCAATCGCAGAAATCAAAAGCTGGTTTCTTGCCACTGAATTTATTCAGAACTCATTCAAACTTTGGCATGAAGCCTGGGATCAATTTGAATTAAGAGTTTTGCTTCAACTTCAGTCATGAATTCATTCAATTCATGGATCATCATAACCAGACAGTTTTGGCTTGGAAGTCTGATTACAAGCAAGATGGCGCGGATGAGCGTAAGAGCAACTCCATGCATAGGGTTAGGTCAAGCTGATTTCAGGATAGGCCAAACTTTTGCTGGCATTAATCATTCTTGAGGCTAGAGTTAGTGCTAAACAGTCAACAAAGCTATTTATTGCTCAGGGTTGAAGCTGAATTCAATCTATGCTCGCTATTCTATCCAAAAATTCAGATACAACTCTGTTGAATTAAGCATCTTTTGGGACTTAATTGCCAAAACTTTAGATTGATTTTGATCCCAGAGCAGTAGCGAACAAAACAGCGAAATGTAAAACCTTGGCATACAACTCTGCGATCGCCCTCTGACAAATCGGCTTGGCGTTCTGCAAATATCCCAAGGGTGCTGATCTGGACAAATACGAAAAAGGGAGCAAGTTTTTGACCTATGCTCCCCTTTTTATCAAAATTCAACAGGATTCAACTAGAGCGCAACTGCTAGTTATGCCGCCATCAGGCCACTATGCCGTAGGAGTGGTTCGGTACTAGGTTCGCGACCCCGGAAAGATTTGAACACTTCCATCGGGTGTTGGCTGCCACCGAGAGCCAGGACTGTTTCGCGGAAACGCTTGCCTGTATCTGCGATCGCCTCTGGGTTCTCTAGTCCTGCTTCCTCGAAGGCAGCAAAAGCATCGGCACTGAGGACTTCCGCCCACTTGTAGCTGTAGTAGCCAGCGGCATATCCCCCCGCAAAGATGTGACCGAAGGCACAGAGGAAGTCATCTTCGGGGAGTGGGGGCATGACGGTTGTAGTTTCCGCCAGACGTTGCCGCACATCCTGCACCGTTTCGCTGCCACCTGGTTGATAGTGAGCATGGAGGACAAGGTCGAGCAAGCTGAAGTGGAGTTGCCGCAACATGCCGCTCCCACTCATGTAGTTACGCGCTGCTACAAGCTTGTCGTAGTAATGCTCTGGCAGGGTTTCTCCCGTTTTGTAGTGCTTCGCCATGCTGAATAAAGTGGCGCGATCGTAGCACCAGTTCTCCATAAACTGGCTGGGCAACTCCACGGCATCCCATTCAATGTTGCGAATCCCAGCGGCTCCAGAGTAATCGACTTTGGTCAGCATGTGCTGGAGGCCATGACCGAACTCATGGAACAGCGTTTCAACTTCCCGGAAGTTCATCAAGCTAGGTTTGCCATCAATCGGTGGGGTTTGGTTGCAGACCAGATAAGCCACGGGCAAACGAGTGCTGGCTTTTCCTTCTACCGTAAGTTTGGCACGGTTGACGCAATCATCCATCCAAGCACCGCCACGCTTCTCGGCAGGGCGGCTGTAGGGATCTAGGTAGAAGTAGGCGATCGCGTCTCCGGTTTCATCGGAGATTTGGAAGTAGCGCACATCTTCATGCCACACCGGAGCTTGACCATCAGCAGCGGTGATCGTGACACCAAACAGTCGCTTGGCGAGACCAAACAAACCGTTTAGCGCTTGAGGTAGGGGGAAGTAGGGGCGCAGTTCTTCGTCATTGAAAGCAAATTTTTCTTCCCGCTGACGCTCGGCCCAGTAGCTCACGTCCCAATGCTTCAGCTCACCAGATTCTCCTTTGGAATCCGCATAAGCTTTGAGATCGGCTAAATCTTTGACCGCCGCATCATAACTAACGCGACGCAGTTCTTCCATCAACTGCTCCACTGCTGCGACGTTGGGAGCCATTTTGCTCGCTAAGCTGAGTTCGGCGTAGTTGTCAAAGCCAAGCAGTTGAGCTTGTTCTTTCCGCAAGGTAAGGATGCGATCGATCAGCGGGCGGTTGTCTAGATCACCGCTGGAAGCACGACTCACAAAGGCTTTATAAAGCTTCTCCCGCAAGTCAGAACGGGTGCTGTGTTGCATGAAAGGGCCGTAGCTGGGGAAGTCGAGGGTGATTCGCCAAGGGCCATTTTCTGCGGTGGCGTTTTCTTCACCCGCAGCACGGGCAGCTTGAGCGGCAAGGCTCAACAAGCTAGGGGGCAAACCGTCTACTTCTTCTGGGGTGGTCAATGTCATGCTGAAGGCTTTAGTGGCATCCAACACATGATTAGAGAACTGAGTAGATAGCTCAGCCATTTCCATTTGAATGGCATTGAAGCGCTCTTTGGCTTCACCTTCTAAACCCACACCCAACAGCTCAGCTTCGCGAATGGCAGCTTCAACAATTCTTTTTTGAGCGGGTTCTAAACCGTTCCAATCATCACTATCCCGCAGCGCTTTGAAGCCTTCATACACGGGTTTGCTTTGACCAAGTTTCGTCCAGAACTGCACGACATGGGGCTGCATTTGCTCATGAGCTTCCCGCATTTCTGGGCTGTTTTTCACCCCCATCAAGTGCCCCACGATTCCCCAACTCCAACCAATGCGATCGCTCAGACGGTCGAGGGGTTCAACCAAGCTGCTCCAAGTCGGTTGCACGTTCGCTTCCAGGGTCGCCAAGTCTTGCTCTAACTCTTGCAGAAGTTGGGTAATCCCTGGAACCACATGCTCTGGCTTGATGGCATCAAAGGGGGGAAGTCCTTTACCAATCAGCAAGGGGTTTTGGGTAAGGGTGGCACTTGCACTCATAGGTTGTCTTTATTTTCTTTGGCATTATCTATATACCCCTCACTGTAACGAATGCCTGACATAGACAACCAGTGCGGAAATCCTGCCTAACCCGTTTCAGGGTGGACAGCTAATAAATGCAGTGGCATCCTGTCCCTAGGACCGAAGTGATTGCCGAACTGCCTCTCCGACAACTATGCAACAACCAATCTCTCGCTCTCCGCTGTCAAACCCTGAGAATAGATGCCCCGATTGTGTCTGCCTGGAACTCGAAGGAATTCCAATCCAAGTATCTGAAGGGCTTTTGAGTAAAATCTTTTCAGTTAAACCAAAAGTAGATACTAACGAACAGATCAATCTACACTTGACCATTCAATTTAATGAGCAGTGGGAGCAGTTACCCGGAGGCCGCATCAAATTTGGTTTGCGCGGAGGGGAACTGAGACTAAAGCTAGACAATGGAGAAATTTCTCTGCAAGACCGAGAGCTGGGCGGGTCATTCGACTTGGCGGTGCAAAAGGAAAGACAACAGCAAGAAGGTAGTGAAAATCAAAGCGGGATTGAGACTACGTGGGCTGATAGCAAACCTGGAGCTAAAGCAAACATTAGCGAAAAGCAAACTACTGGAAGAAGCGATAAATTTCAATTCACCTCTTGCCAGATAACAACTAAAGGCTCAGAAGAAAACCCAGCTTGGGTTTTTGAAGTTAAAACAGGTGAACCCGTTTTGAAGGGTCTGCTTAAGAGTGCGAAGATAGGAGTCCTGGGTATCGCTGGAAAACCTTGCCAAGTGGAAGCAACCTTTGGAGTTACCTTACGAGATGTCCATCTGACAGATGCAGAGGGATTGTGGTCCCCAAACATTAGCCGGGAGAAAAGAGCAGTACTAGACAGAGCACTCGCCAAACAATTTTTGAAGCACAAGTTACAACCCTATCTCAGTCGAGTGGAGTTGCACTATGTCTAATCAAGAATTTATTCGTTCAGCTCAAGAATTAATTGACCGAGTTGCTAGCGCAGCTACAGATAATTTTGTAGAACTCATAAAAACTGCTGAATTGAATCTTAAGGAAGATTTTGCTGGTGCCGAACTAATTGGCATTGATCTAAGAAATATTGACCTAAAAAATGCTGACCTAAGTGGTGCGAATCTTAGTAATAGCAATTTAAGCGGTACGAATCTTGATAGAGCAAATCTCAAGGAAGCTAATTTGAGCCGAGCTAATCTCAGTGGGGCTACCTTTCGGC
This region of Trichocoleus desertorum NBK24 genomic DNA includes:
- a CDS encoding phosphoribulokinase; protein product: MSERPIILGIVGDSAAGKTTLTKGIAQVLGPEDVTVICTDDYHRYDRRQRAEMGITALHPDCNHLDIMQQHLALLRSGQPILKPIYSHKTGTFEAPVYIKPSRYVVVEGLLGYSTREARDCYDVKVYLAPPESLRAKWKVKRDTLKRGYTEDQVMAELEKREPDSEEFIRPQRQWADVVVSFYHPETSLDETNSHLNVRLVLRPTIPHPEFSQILNQRSPDPMPAVSLGLDRDMGKPVDVLEVAGAATQEQVYELEKILCHEMPHFWHVCNREANPELGKIAGTTGEMLQSNPLALTQLLVAYHMLVAAQGY
- a CDS encoding M48 family metalloprotease, with the translated sequence MFGANQIKTASLLGLLSGLIVLGAYYLVGNEQGLFLGLGIAAFTSFSSWYYSDKAALAAYQAQPLAREEAPELYDMVASLSDRAEIPMPKLFLVPTESPNAFATGRDPEHSAIAVTQGIVNLLSREELEGVIAHELTHVRNRDTLTQAVAGTLAGAITFLGRILTFGALYGPVTRDTRRGGNPFAILFLIILAPLAAGLIQFAISRTREFAADQGSAEITGNPAALASALQKLEEMGLRIPMNGNPALSPLLIINPLSAQGLQSLFRTHPPTEERIKRLLELAQQKQASTPALV
- the rbsK gene encoding ribokinase, which translates into the protein MTQTAIWDIVVVGSANSDYLIRGPKLPQPGETIQGETFLAAPGGKGANQAVAVARLGARVAFVARIGQDERGQTLMANLQAQGVDTRYLIQDPQAPTGVALIMVGQGGEKQILTAPGANHQLAMADIEATQAAIASTKVVLAQLESPLAVVQAAFRLAREAGARTVLDPAPAVPLPDELLQLIDLIRPNSSEAEVITGTKVTDPDSARQAAAILLQRGVGAVAVQAGNAGNLLIWPEGECWLPKVPVQSIDATGAGDAFAAAIAVALAENQPWSEAGRFANAAAAIATTGFGAQTALPTRAAIMNLLATNSA
- a CDS encoding sensory rhodopsin transducer, whose amino-acid sequence is MAWSETDRKPLLKELILEELMSKLLGHTEWVIAEGYIPAYGTGPEPQFTSHETACILNTTDQDAHVEVMIYFSDREPVGPYRVTVPARRTHHMRFNDLTDPAPIPLDTDYASVFESDVPIVVQHTRLDSRQAENALMSTVAYASSR
- a CDS encoding CAP domain-containing protein, yielding MPVVAKPFFSRLRCFNPVWLLGGAIALSLMGCESLTQVFPDLPVPSGFPIQLPDPSSVSPSAAPSAAPSAAIADMEATVQQRINEIRQEQGLRPLQPNDRLAQVARDYSRLMAEKNFFSHTGPDGRNVGQRVQAAGIVYWIVGENLFKSVNIPDPGPIAIKGWMESPGHRENILNARYSETGVGVWRQGDSYYFTQLFLRSPSLPALFE
- a CDS encoding DUF1816 domain-containing protein, whose amino-acid sequence is MFGFLVFLILALVLFLFVSRKPTQNQKDFAWWVEVITAQPKCTYYFGPFANAEEARRSESGYVEDLEKEGSKGITVQVKWCQPKELTIAEEEQLTYS
- a CDS encoding M3 family metallopeptidase encodes the protein MSASATLTQNPLLIGKGLPPFDAIKPEHVVPGITQLLQELEQDLATLEANVQPTWSSLVEPLDRLSDRIGWSWGIVGHLMGVKNSPEMREAHEQMQPHVVQFWTKLGQSKPVYEGFKALRDSDDWNGLEPAQKRIVEAAIREAELLGVGLEGEAKERFNAIQMEMAELSTQFSNHVLDATKAFSMTLTTPEEVDGLPPSLLSLAAQAARAAGEENATAENGPWRITLDFPSYGPFMQHSTRSDLREKLYKAFVSRASSGDLDNRPLIDRILTLRKEQAQLLGFDNYAELSLASKMAPNVAAVEQLMEELRRVSYDAAVKDLADLKAYADSKGESGELKHWDVSYWAERQREEKFAFNDEELRPYFPLPQALNGLFGLAKRLFGVTITAADGQAPVWHEDVRYFQISDETGDAIAYFYLDPYSRPAEKRGGAWMDDCVNRAKLTVEGKASTRLPVAYLVCNQTPPIDGKPSLMNFREVETLFHEFGHGLQHMLTKVDYSGAAGIRNIEWDAVELPSQFMENWCYDRATLFSMAKHYKTGETLPEHYYDKLVAARNYMSGSGMLRQLHFSLLDLVLHAHYQPGGSETVQDVRQRLAETTTVMPPLPEDDFLCAFGHIFAGGYAAGYYSYKWAEVLSADAFAAFEEAGLENPEAIADTGKRFRETVLALGGSQHPMEVFKSFRGREPSTEPLLRHSGLMAA